The following coding sequences are from one Streptococcus mitis window:
- the thrB gene encoding homoserine kinase — MKIIVPATSANIGPGFDSVGVAVTKYLQIEVCEERDEWLIEHQIGKWIPHDERNLLLKIALQIVPDLQPRRLKMTSDVPLARGLGSSSSVIVAGIELANQLGNLNLSDHEKLQLATKIEGHPDNVAPAIYGNLVIASSVDGQVSAIVADFPECDFLAYIPNYELRTRDSRGVLPKKLSYKEAVAASSIANVAVAALLAGDMVIAGQAIEGDLFHERYRQDLVREFATIKQVAKENGAYATYLSGAGPTVMILASHDKMPTIKTELEKQPFKGKLHDLKVDIQGVRVEAK; from the coding sequence ATGAAGATTATTGTACCCGCAACCAGTGCCAATATCGGGCCAGGTTTTGACTCGGTCGGTGTAGCTGTAACCAAGTATCTTCAAATAGAGGTCTGTGAAGAACGAGATGAGTGGCTGATTGAACACCAGATTGGTAAATGGATTCCTCATGACGAGCGTAATCTCTTGCTCAAAATTGCTTTGCAAATTGTACCAGACTTGCAACCAAGACGCTTGAAAATGACCAGTGATGTTCCCTTGGCGCGTGGGTTGGGTTCTTCTAGCTCGGTTATTGTTGCTGGGATTGAACTAGCCAACCAACTGGGGAATCTCAACTTGTCTGATCATGAAAAATTGCAGTTGGCGACTAAGATTGAAGGACATCCTGACAATGTGGCTCCAGCCATTTATGGTAATCTCGTTATTGCAAGCTCTGTTGATGGACAAGTTTCTGCTATCGTAGCAGACTTCCCAGAGTGTGATTTCCTAGCCTACATTCCAAACTATGAATTGCGTACTCGAGACAGCCGTGGTGTCTTGCCTAAGAAATTGTCCTATAAGGAAGCTGTTGCAGCTAGTTCTATCGCCAATGTGGCGGTTGCGGCCTTGTTGGCAGGAGATATGGTGATAGCTGGACAAGCAATCGAAGGAGACCTCTTCCACGAGCGCTATCGTCAGGACTTGGTGAGAGAATTTGCGACGATTAAGCAAGTAGCCAAAGAAAATGGTGCCTATGCAACCTACCTCTCTGGTGCTGGGCCGACAGTTATGATTTTGGCTTCTCATGACAAGATGCCAACGATTAAGACAGAATTGGAAAAGCAACCTTTCAAAGGAAAACTTCATGACTTGAAAGTTGATATCCAAGGTGTCCGTGTCGAAGCAAAATAA
- a CDS encoding homoserine dehydrogenase: MTVKIALLGFGTVASGVPFLLKENGEKINQSAHSEIEVAKVLVKDEDEKNRLLAAGNNFNFVTNVDDILSDQDITIVVELMGRIEPAKTFITRALEAGKHVVTANKDLLAVHGAELLEIAKANKVALYYEAAVAGGIPILRTLANSLASDKITRVLGVVNGTSNFMMTKMVEEGWSYDDALAEAQRLGFAESDPTNDVDGIDAAYKMVILSQFAFGMKVAFDDVVHKGIRNITPEDVAVAQELGYVVKLVGSIEETPSGIAAEVTPTFLPKAHPLASVNGVMNAVFVESIGIGESMYYGPGAGQKPTATSVVADIVRIVRRLNDGTIGKDFNEYSRELVLANPEDVKANYYFSILAPDSKGQVLKLAEIFNAQDISFKKILQDGKEGDKARVVIITHKINKAQLENVSAELKKVSEFDLLNTFKVLGE; encoded by the coding sequence ATGACAGTTAAAATTGCTTTACTAGGATTTGGTACCGTTGCAAGTGGTGTGCCTTTCCTCCTAAAGGAAAATGGAGAAAAAATTAATCAATCAGCACATTCAGAGATTGAAGTTGCTAAGGTGTTGGTCAAGGATGAAGATGAGAAAAATCGCTTGCTTGCAGCAGGGAATAACTTTAACTTTGTAACCAATGTGGATGACATTTTGTCAGATCAAGACATTACGATCGTAGTGGAATTGATGGGGCGTATCGAACCTGCTAAAACCTTTATCACTCGTGCCTTGGAAGCTGGAAAACACGTTGTTACTGCTAACAAGGACCTTTTGGCTGTCCATGGTGCAGAATTGTTAGAAATCGCTAAAGCTAACAAGGTAGCACTTTACTATGAAGCAGCAGTAGCTGGTGGGATTCCAATTCTTCGTACTTTGGCAAATTCCTTGGCTTCTGACAAAATCACTCGTGTCCTTGGCGTGGTCAACGGAACTTCCAACTTCATGATGACCAAGATGGTCGAAGAAGGCTGGTCTTACGATGATGCTCTTGCCGAAGCGCAACGTCTAGGATTTGCAGAAAGTGACCCAACAAATGACGTAGATGGGATTGATGCAGCCTACAAGATGGTGATTTTGAGCCAATTTGCCTTTGGTATGAAGGTTGCATTTGACGATGTAGTCCACAAGGGAATCCGCAACATCACACCAGAAGACGTAGCTGTAGCTCAAGAACTTGGCTATGTAGTGAAATTGGTTGGTTCAATCGAGGAAACTCCTTCAGGAATTGCTGCAGAAGTAACTCCAACCTTCCTACCTAAAGCACACCCACTTGCTAGTGTGAATGGGGTAATGAACGCTGTCTTTGTAGAATCTATCGGTATTGGTGAGTCTATGTACTACGGACCAGGAGCTGGTCAAAAACCAACTGCAACAAGTGTTGTAGCAGATATTGTCCGTATTGTTCGTCGCTTGAATGATGGAACAATTGGTAAAGACTTCAATGAATATAGTCGTGAATTGGTCTTGGCCAATCCTGAAGATGTCAAAGCAAATTACTACTTCTCAATCTTGGCTCCAGACTCAAAAGGTCAGGTCTTGAAATTGGCTGAAATCTTTAATGCCCAAGATATTTCCTTCAAGAAAATTCTCCAAGATGGAAAAGAGGGTGACAAGGCGCGTGTTGTTATCATCACACACAAGATTAATAAAGCCCAGCTTGAAAATGTCTCAGCTGAATTGAAGAAGGTTTCAGAATTCGACCTCTTGAATACCTTCAAGGTGCTAGGAGAATAA
- the mecA gene encoding adaptor protein MecA — MKMKQISDTTLKITMSLEDLMDRGMEIADFLVPQEKTEEFFYAILDELEMPESFLDTGMLSFRVTPKPDKVDVFVTKSKIDQNLDFEDLSNLPDMEELAQMSPDEFIKTLEKSIADKTKDDIEAIQSLEQVEAKEEEQEQAEQEAESKKEPYIYYILSFAKLADLVAFAKTVTFEMETSELYKMNERYYLTILVDIENHPSPYPAWLLARMREFADDSDISRSVLQEYGQVLMNHDAVLNLQKIV, encoded by the coding sequence ATGAAAATGAAACAAATTAGTGATACAACTTTAAAAATCACGATGTCTTTAGAGGATTTGATGGATCGAGGAATGGAGATTGCTGACTTTCTTGTTCCTCAAGAAAAAACAGAAGAGTTCTTTTATGCTATCTTGGATGAATTAGAGATGCCTGAGAGCTTTTTGGATACAGGTATGTTGAGCTTCCGTGTGACTCCAAAACCTGATAAGGTAGATGTCTTTGTAACCAAATCAAAGATTGACCAAAATCTAGATTTTGAAGATTTATCGAATTTGCCAGATATGGAAGAATTGGCTCAAATGTCGCCAGATGAGTTTATTAAAACCTTAGAAAAAAGCATCGCGGATAAAACCAAGGATGATATTGAAGCCATTCAATCTCTAGAGCAAGTTGAAGCCAAGGAAGAAGAGCAGGAGCAGGCTGAACAAGAAGCTGAAAGCAAGAAAGAGCCTTACATCTACTACATCCTTTCTTTTGCTAAGTTGGCTGACTTGGTGGCTTTTGCCAAGACAGTGACTTTTGAGATGGAAACTTCTGAACTCTACAAGATGAATGAGCGCTATTATTTGACTATTTTAGTGGATATTGAAAATCATCCAAGTCCATATCCAGCTTGGCTTTTGGCGCGTATGCGCGAGTTTGCGGACGATAGTGACATCAGTCGCTCTGTTTTGCAAGAGTATGGCCAAGTCTTGATGAATCACGATGCAGTGCTTAATCTGCAAAAGATTGTATAA
- a CDS encoding O-antigen polysaccharide polymerase Wzy family protein, whose translation MIDGKRLLFSLTIVSYALTLVSGIVYLFNNNNVSLLSTLLFLLVSSLIACWNDIKYYLIHFIFFLTIFVFLVSRPTIDYFRDGALDTYHPIAYRFAFIVVMVSILGLTTGGLLARYFIARKKIQVSKIESSLKEVYIKRLRFVSLGVFLLTYPFYFIRLFERLLYRLQTSYYAYYANFESKLPYFTYILSTFTVYAMCMYLATKPKKWQATVVLVSFIAANTIHLAIGTRNPFILSILFAFVYYFMREQTEKGKWIGFKEKLAIFVGSPILMLAMGVLNYVRDNVQVSHTGFWDILLDFIYKQGTSFGVLARGFLFNSSLPYRDFRNFTFGPVLDYFARGSLGAIFGGKAFEHTTNSVELAIDSNSYAHNLSYLVLNKEYLKGHGIGSSYIMELYTDYGMIGVFLLSLLLGMLFIAMLQVAYRSRTILFALSLLILNNLFFMPRSSFSESFFNLFTMQFWGIVLVILFVAKMLTKENQYLLNKGEKNHV comes from the coding sequence GTGATTGATGGAAAACGATTATTATTTAGTTTGACCATAGTCAGTTATGCCTTGACGCTAGTAAGTGGAATTGTATATCTGTTTAATAATAACAATGTTAGCTTGCTTTCTACTTTATTGTTCTTACTGGTTAGTAGCTTAATTGCTTGTTGGAATGATATCAAGTATTACTTAATCCATTTTATTTTCTTTTTAACTATTTTTGTATTTCTGGTATCAAGGCCGACCATTGATTATTTTAGAGATGGCGCTTTGGATACCTATCATCCCATAGCCTATCGTTTTGCCTTTATAGTTGTCATGGTTTCGATATTGGGATTGACCACAGGGGGGCTCCTAGCTCGCTATTTTATAGCTAGAAAGAAAATACAAGTATCGAAGATAGAAAGTTCTCTAAAAGAGGTTTACATCAAGCGGTTGCGCTTTGTATCGCTAGGAGTTTTTCTTCTAACCTATCCTTTCTATTTCATTCGCTTATTTGAACGGCTCCTGTATCGCTTGCAGACTTCCTACTATGCCTACTATGCAAACTTTGAAAGTAAACTGCCTTATTTTACCTATATCTTATCAACATTTACGGTCTATGCAATGTGTATGTATTTGGCAACCAAGCCAAAGAAATGGCAGGCAACAGTAGTGCTTGTCTCCTTTATTGCAGCTAATACTATTCATTTAGCAATCGGGACACGCAATCCCTTTATTTTAAGTATTTTATTTGCTTTCGTTTATTACTTTATGCGGGAGCAAACAGAAAAGGGAAAATGGATTGGGTTTAAAGAGAAGTTAGCGATTTTTGTAGGTTCTCCTATTCTCATGTTAGCGATGGGAGTGCTCAATTATGTACGGGATAATGTCCAAGTTTCCCATACAGGTTTCTGGGATATCCTGCTTGACTTTATCTATAAACAAGGAACCAGTTTTGGTGTTTTGGCTCGAGGTTTTCTATTTAACAGTAGCCTCCCTTACCGAGATTTCCGTAATTTTACTTTTGGTCCTGTTCTTGATTATTTTGCAAGGGGGAGTTTGGGGGCCATTTTCGGAGGAAAAGCCTTTGAGCATACAACCAATAGTGTAGAGCTAGCTATCGATAGTAATAGTTATGCCCACAATCTATCCTATCTTGTTTTGAATAAGGAATATTTGAAAGGACATGGTATCGGAAGTAGTTATATTATGGAGTTGTATACAGACTATGGTATGATAGGAGTCTTTCTACTTAGTCTCTTACTCGGTATGCTATTTATAGCCATGTTGCAAGTAGCCTACCGCTCAAGAACAATTCTATTTGCCTTGTCCCTACTCATCTTGAATAATCTATTCTTTATGCCAAGAAGTAGCTTTTCAGAAAGTTTCTTCAATTTATTTACAATGCAATTCTGGGGAATTGTTCTTGTGATTCTATTCGTAGCGAAAATGCTTACAAAAGAGAACCAGTATCTACTAAACAAAGGAGAAAAAAATCATGTTTGA
- a CDS encoding glycosyltransferase family 2 protein, with product METALISVIVPVYNVAQYLEKSIASIQKQTYQNLEIILVDDGATDESGRLCDSIAEQDDRVSVLHKKNEGLSQARNDGMKQAHGDYLIFIDSDDYIHPEMIQSLYEQLIQEDADVSSCGVMNVYANDESPQSANQDEYFVCDSQTFLKEYLIGEKIPGTICNKLIKREIATALSFPKGLIYEDAYYHFDLIKLAKKYVVNTKPYYYYFHRGDSITTKPYAEKDLAYIDIYQKFYNEVVKNYPDLKEVAFFRLAYAHFFILDKMLLDDQYKQFEAYSQIHRFLKGHAFTIARNPIFRKGRRISALALFINISLYRFLLLKNIEKSKKLH from the coding sequence ATGGAAACTGCATTAATCAGTGTCATTGTGCCAGTCTATAATGTGGCGCAGTACCTAGAAAAATCGATAGCTTCCATTCAGAAGCAGACCTATCAGAATCTGGAAATCATTCTTGTTGATGATGGAGCAACGGATGAAAGTGGTCGCTTGTGTGATTCAATCGCTGAACAAGATGATAGGGTGTCAGTGCTTCATAAAAAGAATGAAGGTTTGTCGCAAGCACGAAACGATGGAATGAAACAGGCTCACGGAGATTATCTGATTTTTATTGATTCAGATGATTATATCCATCCAGAAATGATTCAGAGCTTATATGAGCAATTAATTCAAGAAGATGCGGATGTCTCGAGCTGTGGTGTCATGAATGTCTATGCTAATGATGAAAGTCCACAGTCAGCCAATCAGGATGAGTATTTTGTCTGTGATTCTCAAACATTTCTAAAGGAATACCTTATAGGTGAAAAAATACCTGGAACGATTTGTAATAAGCTAATCAAGAGAGAGATTGCAACTGCCCTATCCTTTCCAAAGGGATTGATTTATGAAGATGCTTATTATCATTTTGATTTAATCAAGTTGGCTAAGAAGTACGTTGTTAATACCAAACCCTATTATTACTATTTCCATAGAGGGGATAGTATTACGACTAAACCCTATGCAGAGAAGGATTTAGCCTATATTGATATCTACCAAAAGTTTTACAATGAAGTTGTGAAAAACTATCCTGACTTGAAAGAGGTTGCTTTTTTCAGATTGGCCTATGCCCACTTCTTTATTCTGGATAAGATGTTACTAGATGATCAGTATAAACAATTTGAAGCCTATTCTCAGATTCATCGTTTTTTAAAAGGCCATGCCTTTACTATTGCTAGGAATCCAATTTTTCGTAAGGGTAGAAGAATTAGTGCTTTGGCTCTATTCATAAATATTTCCTTATACCGATTCTTATTACTAAAAAATATTGAAAAATCTAAAAAATTACATTAG
- a CDS encoding glycosyltransferase gives MVAKKKILFFMWSFSLGGGAEKILSTIVSNLDPEKYDIDILEMEHFDKGYESVPKHVCILKSLQDYRQARWLRALLWRMRIYFPRLTRRLLVKDDYDVEVSFTIMNPPLLFSKRKEVKKISWIHGSIEEFLKDSSKRESHRRQLDAADTIVGISKKTSHSIKEVYPDYASKLQTVYNGYDFKTILEKSQEKIDIEIAPQSICTIGRIEENKGSDRVVEVIRLLHREGKNYHLYFIGAGDMEEELKKRVKEYELEDYVHFLGYQKNPYQYLSQMKVLLSMSKQEGFPGVYVEALSLGIPFVSTDVGGAEELSQEGRFGQIIESNQEAAQAIIDYMTSASNFDVNEANQFIQQFTIAKQIEQVEKLLEE, from the coding sequence ATGGTGGCTAAGAAAAAAATATTATTTTTTATGTGGTCTTTTTCTCTCGGGGGTGGAGCAGAGAAGATTCTATCTACCATTGTTTCAAATCTAGATCCAGAAAAGTATGATATTGATATTCTTGAAATGGAGCACTTTGACAAGGGATACGAATCTGTTCCTAAACATGTATGCATTTTAAAATCTCTTCAGGATTACCGCCAAGCCAGATGGTTACGAGCTCTTTTGTGGAGAATGAGAATTTATTTTCCAAGACTGACCCGTCGCTTACTGGTGAAAGATGACTATGATGTTGAAGTTTCCTTTACCATTATGAATCCTCCACTTTTGTTCTCTAAAAGAAAAGAAGTCAAGAAAATCTCTTGGATTCATGGAAGTATTGAAGAATTTCTTAAGGATAGCTCCAAAAGAGAATCACATAGACGCCAGTTGGATGCTGCGGATACCATTGTAGGAATTTCAAAAAAGACCAGTCATTCTATCAAGGAAGTCTATCCAGACTATGCTTCGAAATTACAGACGGTCTACAATGGTTATGATTTTAAGACTATTCTAGAAAAATCTCAAGAGAAGATCGATATCGAGATTGCTCCTCAAAGTATCTGTACCATTGGACGGATTGAGGAAAATAAGGGTTCTGACCGTGTGGTGGAAGTGATACGATTATTACACCGAGAGGGAAAAAACTATCATCTCTATTTTATCGGGGCTGGGGATATGGAAGAGGAACTGAAAAAACGCGTCAAAGAATATGAGCTTGAAGACTATGTACATTTCCTTGGTTATCAAAAAAATCCTTATCAGTATTTGTCTCAGATGAAAGTTCTCTTGTCTATGTCTAAACAAGAAGGTTTTCCTGGAGTGTATGTGGAAGCCTTGAGTCTGGGAATTCCTTTTGTCTCTACGGATGTCGGAGGAGCTGAGGAATTATCTCAAGAAGGACGATTTGGACAAATCATTGAGAGCAATCAAGAGGCGGCTCAGGCAATTATTGACTACATGACCTCTGCCTCAAACTTCGATGTCAATGAGGCTAACCAATTCATTCAGCAATTTACAATTGCCAAACAAATCGAACAAGTAGAAAAACTATTAGAGGAGTAG
- a CDS encoding LicD family protein, translating into MNNMTDLKAIQARSLEMAEYFVAFCKEHDLLCYLCGGGAIGALRNKGFIPWDDDLDFFMPRKDYEKLAEIWPRYADERYFLSKSNKDFVDRNLFITIRDKETTCIKPYQQDLNLPHGLALDVLPLDYYPKNSAERKKQIRWALIYSLFCAQTIPEKHGALMKWGSCILLGLTPKSLRYRIWKKAEKEMTKYSLDESDGITELCSGPGYMRNKYLIESFEDNLFLPFEETEMPVPVGYDAYLSTAFGDYMTPPPVDKQLPHHDAVIADMDKSYTEYKGEYGG; encoded by the coding sequence ATGAACAATATGACTGATTTAAAAGCAATTCAGGCTCGTAGTCTGGAGATGGCTGAATATTTTGTTGCTTTTTGCAAGGAACATGATTTACTTTGTTATCTCTGTGGAGGAGGTGCTATTGGTGCCCTTCGAAACAAGGGTTTTATTCCTTGGGATGACGACCTAGACTTTTTTATGCCTCGTAAGGATTATGAGAAATTAGCAGAAATATGGCCTCGTTATGCAGATGAGCGTTATTTCTTGTCAAAGAGTAACAAGGATTTTGTCGATCGTAATCTTTTTATTACCATTCGTGACAAGGAAACCACCTGTATCAAACCTTACCAGCAGGATTTGAATTTACCACATGGTTTGGCCTTGGATGTGTTGCCTTTGGATTATTATCCGAAAAATTCAGCTGAGCGAAAGAAGCAGATTCGCTGGGCACTGATTTATTCACTCTTTTGTGCCCAAACTATTCCAGAAAAACATGGCGCACTTATGAAATGGGGAAGTTGCATTTTACTCGGTTTGACTCCAAAATCTCTTCGTTATCGCATTTGGAAAAAAGCTGAAAAAGAAATGACCAAGTACAGTCTAGATGAGAGCGATGGAATCACGGAATTATGCTCGGGTCCTGGTTACATGAGAAACAAGTACCTAATCGAATCTTTTGAAGATAATCTTTTCTTGCCATTTGAAGAGACAGAGATGCCCGTTCCAGTCGGCTATGATGCTTATCTCAGCACTGCTTTTGGGGATTATATGACGCCGCCACCAGTAGATAAGCAGCTACCACATCATGATGCTGTCATCGCTGATATGGATAAGTCTTATACAGAATACAAGGGAGAATATGGTGGCTAA
- a CDS encoding LCP family protein, with amino-acid sequence MSKENPLSHHEQLRYDYLFKNIHYLNEREKKEFAYLQGKLNMASSSKASPEIYNENHDMEESFMEPVNQSPLPSYGNRSRAKKYQKSYPLPKVKSKKRKIRWGRIFAGLLALLACVGFGMIFMFLKGYSNADPNKPANAKAAQVEVFHGQDTKDGVNILIMGTDGRIGQNSAETRTDSIMVLNVGGSDKKIKLASFMRDNLVYIDGYSQVINGRKQSDNKLNVAYELGEQEGQKGAEMVRQVLKDNFDLDIKYYALVDFQAFATAIDTLFPDGVTIDAKFSTLEGQPLTEATVGDDLHATETESPTQTIKVGKQQMNGSTLLNYARFRDDDEGDYGRTKRQQQVLTAVLQQLKDPTKLFTGSEALGKVFGMTSTNVSYSFLLTNGLSFLDGAQNGIERLTVPELGDWVDAYDVYGGLGLLVDQNKYQTKLAQMGMR; translated from the coding sequence ATGAGTAAAGAAAATCCCTTAAGCCATCACGAGCAGTTGCGTTATGACTATCTTTTTAAGAACATTCATTACCTCAATGAGCGAGAGAAAAAAGAGTTTGCTTACCTGCAAGGTAAGTTAAATATGGCTAGCAGTAGTAAAGCTTCTCCAGAAATTTATAATGAAAATCACGATATGGAAGAGTCTTTCATGGAACCAGTCAATCAGTCTCCTCTTCCATCCTATGGTAACCGTAGTCGTGCAAAAAAATATCAGAAAAGTTATCCTCTTCCAAAGGTTAAGTCCAAAAAACGTAAGATTCGTTGGGGGCGCATTTTTGCAGGATTGCTTGCCCTTCTAGCCTGTGTCGGTTTTGGCATGATTTTTATGTTCCTAAAAGGTTATTCAAATGCTGATCCAAACAAACCTGCCAATGCTAAGGCAGCTCAAGTAGAAGTTTTTCATGGTCAAGATACCAAGGATGGGGTTAATATCTTGATTATGGGAACGGATGGACGGATTGGTCAGAACAGTGCTGAGACGAGAACGGACTCGATTATGGTTCTAAACGTTGGTGGCTCAGATAAAAAAATCAAGCTGGCCAGCTTCATGCGTGACAATTTGGTTTATATAGACGGTTATAGCCAAGTCATTAACGGTAGAAAGCAATCCGATAATAAGTTGAATGTGGCCTATGAGTTGGGGGAACAAGAAGGCCAAAAAGGGGCAGAAATGGTTCGCCAAGTATTGAAAGATAATTTTGACTTGGATATTAAATATTACGCTTTGGTAGATTTTCAGGCCTTCGCAACCGCTATTGACACTCTCTTCCCTGATGGGGTGACGATTGATGCCAAATTCTCAACCTTAGAAGGTCAACCTTTAACCGAAGCTACGGTGGGAGATGACTTACATGCTACAGAAACAGAGTCTCCAACCCAGACGATTAAAGTTGGGAAACAGCAGATGAACGGTTCAACCTTGCTAAATTATGCTCGCTTCCGTGATGATGACGAAGGTGATTATGGTCGTACCAAGAGACAACAGCAAGTATTGACAGCTGTTCTGCAACAACTCAAGGATCCAACCAAACTCTTTACTGGATCAGAAGCACTTGGTAAGGTCTTTGGCATGACCTCTACGAATGTTTCCTATAGTTTCTTATTGACCAATGGATTATCCTTCCTAGATGGAGCGCAAAATGGCATTGAGAGATTAACAGTTCCAGAACTAGGTGATTGGGTCGATGCCTATGATGTTTATGGAGGCTTGGGCTTGCTGGTCGATCAAAATAAATATCAAACCAAGCTCGCTCAAATGGGAATGAGATAA
- the pheA gene encoding prephenate dehydratase, with the protein MKIAYLGPKGSFSHHVVQTAFPQEELQAFANITDVIKAYEQGLVDYSVVPVENSIEGSVHETLDYLFHQARIQAVAEIVQPIHQQLMVIPGHTKIEKIFSHPQALAQGKKFIDEQYPEAQIEVTASTAYAARFISEHHDQPYAAIAPRSSAEEYGLELIAEDIQEMEANFTRFWVLGAEKPSIPLKAQTEKMSLALTLPDNLPGALYKALSTFAWRGIDLTKIESRPLKTALGEYFFIIDVDYTDKVLVHFAQKELEAIGIQYKVLGAYPIYPISDHGKERR; encoded by the coding sequence ATGAAAATTGCTTATCTAGGTCCCAAGGGATCATTTTCACACCACGTTGTGCAGACAGCTTTTCCTCAGGAGGAATTGCAGGCCTTTGCCAATATTACAGATGTCATCAAGGCCTATGAGCAAGGCTTGGTGGACTATTCTGTGGTGCCAGTTGAAAATTCTATCGAGGGTAGTGTTCATGAAACCTTGGACTATCTTTTTCATCAGGCTCGCATTCAAGCAGTGGCAGAAATCGTTCAGCCTATTCATCAGCAGTTGATGGTGATTCCAGGTCATACTAAGATTGAAAAGATTTTTTCACATCCACAGGCCTTGGCTCAAGGAAAGAAATTCATCGATGAACAATATCCAGAGGCCCAAATCGAGGTAACAGCTAGTACAGCTTATGCGGCCCGCTTTATTTCCGAACATCATGACCAGCCTTATGCAGCCATTGCACCAAGAAGTTCTGCCGAAGAATATGGCTTGGAATTAATTGCCGAGGATATTCAGGAAATGGAAGCCAATTTCACACGTTTCTGGGTTTTAGGAGCTGAAAAGCCTTCTATTCCCTTGAAAGCACAAACTGAGAAAATGAGTTTGGCCTTGACCTTACCGGACAATCTTCCAGGTGCCCTTTACAAGGCTCTTTCGACCTTTGCTTGGCGAGGAATTGACCTGACAAAAATTGAAAGTCGTCCACTCAAGACAGCGCTAGGCGAATACTTTTTCATTATTGATGTGGATTATACTGATAAGGTCTTGGTCCACTTTGCCCAAAAAGAACTAGAAGCGATTGGAATCCAGTATAAAGTACTGGGCGCCTATCCTATTTATCCAATATCAGACCATGGAAAGGAGAGAAGATGA
- a CDS encoding shikimate kinase: protein MAKVLLGFMGAGKSTIARGLDPDYLDMDALIEKRLGMSIAEFFSEKGEESFRQIESEVLADLLQRDQVVSTGGGVVISQRNRNLLKTNSDNIYLKADFETLYQRIAADKDNQRPLFLNNSKEELADIFQERQAWYEEVASRVLDVTKLSPEEIIEELR from the coding sequence ATGGCTAAGGTGTTATTAGGCTTTATGGGGGCTGGAAAATCGACTATTGCAAGAGGATTGGATCCAGATTATCTCGATATGGATGCTCTGATAGAGAAGCGCTTAGGCATGTCCATTGCGGAATTTTTCTCGGAAAAGGGAGAAGAATCCTTTCGTCAGATAGAGTCTGAAGTCCTAGCTGATTTACTACAAAGAGATCAAGTTGTGTCAACTGGTGGAGGAGTGGTTATTTCTCAGAGAAATCGCAACTTACTCAAGACCAATTCTGATAATATCTACCTAAAAGCTGATTTTGAAACCCTCTACCAACGCATAGCAGCTGATAAGGACAATCAGCGCCCGCTTTTTCTAAATAATAGCAAGGAAGAATTAGCAGATATTTTCCAAGAAAGACAGGCTTGGTATGAGGAAGTAGCTAGTCGGGTTTTGGATGTGACCAAGCTAAGCCCAGAGGAAATTATAGAGGAACTGAGATGA